ATTTGGAGTGCTCGAACCAATTCCGCTCGTTGTATCTGGAGATCCCGCGCAAGGAGTTTTCGTCGCGCTTCGCAGAAGGCAAGATGCCGTCGGCGGCGACCATCGCGACGGGGCGGGGCCTGGGGCGGATCGCCGCCGAATTCTGCGCGCTGCTCGCCGCGGAGGCATCACACCTGGAGGAGACGGCGCGAGGCCGGCTCGGTCACGAGCTGATGGACGTGCTGGCGCTCGCGCTGGACATGGGCGACAAGGACGAATTCTCGGAGGACGCCACCGCCCGGAACGCGCGCCTGCGCTCCGTCAAGGCCTGGATCGAGGAGCACTTGACCGATCCGGACCTGTCGCTGGAGAAGATCGCCAGGAGCAACGGCGTCTCGCTGCGGCATCTGCATTATCTGTTTCGGTCGACCGAAATGTCGGTGTCCGAATGGATCCTGAACCGCCGCCTGCAGCGTTGCTACGACGCGCTGATGCGCCCCGAGCTGCGCGCGCTCTCGGTGACCGAAATCGCCTATCGGCTCGGATTCAGCAGCTCATCGCATTTCAGCACGGTGTTTCGCCGCAAGTTCGGCCACAGCCCGTCCGAGCTGCGCCGGCGGCAGGTGGAGTAGGGCGGGCGCGAAAGCGCAAGCGGCCACCTCATCGGCTCGCACCGCGCGTCACGCCGACCAGCGGTCCTGCTCTTCCCGGTGCGCCTGCTCGTTCAACCGGTCGGCCAAATCCTCGGCGATCTCTTCCGACTCGGCCGAGGCCACCGGCTCGCCCTTGTGGGTCCGGAGCTTGTCCTTGTCGGCTTCGAGCGGGAAGTCGTCCGGTGTCAATTCGGTATCCTTGCCGGTAGGCTTGGTCATGGCTCGCCTCGCGGAGTTCCTGTCTGTCGGGGAACAACGCGCGTGAAGGCCGATTGTTGCGATGAAGGCGAAGCGCCGGCCGAAGACCCAGGCCGAAACGCGCATGACCCCGCCCCGCCACAACCACCGACCTCATCCTGAGGGCCCGCCGCAGGCGGACGTCTCGAAGGATGCGCCCCGGGCGAGCTCTCAGTCGCGCGGCCGCCCGGCCGGTCGAGCTACTTCTCGACCGCCCCGGTCCAGTCCTTGAAGCCGCCGAGATTGAAGACCTTCTCGTAGCCCATGTCCTTCAGCAGCTTGCCGGCCAGCGCCGACCGGCCGCCCGACGCGCAATAGAGTATGACGGACTTGCTCCTGTCGAACGCCTTGTCGTGGGACGGCAGCTCCGGATCCGCGCGAAACTCCAGCATCCCGCGCGAGACATGCACGGCGCCTGCGATCTTGCCGCTGGCCGCAACCTCCGGCGCATCGCGAACGTCGACGACGAGCGTGTTGCCGGCCTTGATCATCGCGGCGGCCTCGTCCGACGTGATCTTGGGGACCGCCGCGTTCGCGGCTTCGATCATTTGCTTGACGCTGGTGGGCATGGGGGGACTCCGTTGGTGCTTTCGAACAGAGGATAGCATATCGGCCGCGCCCGGCCTCATCCGATTGGAGGACCGCTGCATGCGGGCAAAGGGCTGCTGGCGGGCCTCACGATGAGGTTCAAATTGCGGGCAGCCATTTCCGCGAGCGCCTTGCTGCTGAGCCTCATCCTGAGGAGACTGCGAAGCGGTCGTCTCGAAGGACGAGGCGTGCTCGCGTGCACCATCACCGCAGATCGAGAAGGACTTCGGCGGCGAGGTCCGCGCAGCGTCAGGGGTGGAGAAGTCATCCACTCCTCATCGCACGCCCGTGCCCTTGCAGCGCTGGCACTTCACCACCTTGTCGCCCTTCTTGAGCAGGCCCTTGCCTTCGCAATTCTTGCATTTCTGCTTCTTCTTGATGTTCGGGCCTTTTTCACTGGTCATGATGGTCTCCTGCCGCCAGAGGGCGGCCTCGTGCAGGGGCTCGGCGGAAGGGCGGAGCGATGCGACATGAAGTCCTACACTTGCGCGGCCTTTTTCTCCACAAGCCATGTCGGAACCCGGGGCCGCCATTCGTCTTTAATCCGTGCCGCCTCGAACCGGAGTTCTGCGTACATGGCCCCCCGCGCCAATTGGAAAGGCTTCCTGAGACTTTCCCTCGTCACCTGTCCCGTGGCGCTCTATCCGGCCACATCCGAGAGCGAGAAGATCTCGTTCAACCAGCTCAACCGGCAGACGGGCCACCGCATCAAATACGTGAAAGTCGATGCGGACACCGGCGACGAGGTGCCGAACGAGGACATCGTCAAGGGCTATGAGCTCGAGAAGGGCCAGTATATCGAGGTCTCCAAGGACGAGCTCGAGGAGATCGCGCTCGAATCCACCCGCACCATCGAGATCGACGAGTTCGTCGACAGGTCGGACATCGACCCGCGTTACCTGATCCGCCCCTATTACATCCGGCCGGACGGCAAGGTCGGCCACGACGCTTTCGCGGTGATCCGCGAGACCATCCGCGAGATGGACAAGGTCGCGATCGGGCGCGTGGTGCTGACCAACCGCGAGCACATCATCGCCTTGGAGCCGATGGACAAGGGCCTCGTCGGCACGCTTCTGCGCTACCCCTACGAGGTGCGCAGCGAGGAGGACTATTTCGACGATATCCAGGAGGTGAAGGTCACCAAGGACATGCTCGATCTCGCCAGGCACATCGTGAATCAGAAGGCCGGGCGCTTCGAACCCGAGAAATTCGAGGACCATTACGAGACCGCGCTGATCGAGCTGATCAACGAAAAGCGCGCCGGCAAGGTGATCCAGCCGAAAGAGCGGCCGAAGGGCGAGAACGTCGTCGACCTCATGGAGGCGCTGCGGCGGAGCGTCGGCAAGGCAGCCGGGAAGGAGGCCGCGCCTGCGAAGGCCGGCAAGCCGGCGAAGAAGCCGAAGAAGGCGGCGGCCGGACAGAAGGA
The sequence above is drawn from the Bradyrhizobium amphicarpaeae genome and encodes:
- a CDS encoding rhodanese-like domain-containing protein, which gives rise to MPTSVKQMIEAANAAVPKITSDEAAAMIKAGNTLVVDVRDAPEVAASGKIAGAVHVSRGMLEFRADPELPSHDKAFDRSKSVILYCASGGRSALAGKLLKDMGYEKVFNLGGFKDWTGAVEK
- a CDS encoding helix-turn-helix domain-containing protein, with product MDLVFTTEELDPARRFAAWQDAICDHYVHVDVNAVKPADYQGFIREAQFGPVTMSDVFLSEQRISRRERHIAKLDKDCYYVQFLQQGSMDVLQAGQTLVTSPGIGAIFSASDAYDLECSNQFRSLYLEIPRKEFSSRFAEGKMPSAATIATGRGLGRIAAEFCALLAAEASHLEETARGRLGHELMDVLALALDMGDKDEFSEDATARNARLRSVKAWIEEHLTDPDLSLEKIARSNGVSLRHLHYLFRSTEMSVSEWILNRRLQRCYDALMRPELRALSVTEIAYRLGFSSSSHFSTVFRRKFGHSPSELRRRQVE
- a CDS encoding Ku protein, whose protein sequence is MAPRANWKGFLRLSLVTCPVALYPATSESEKISFNQLNRQTGHRIKYVKVDADTGDEVPNEDIVKGYELEKGQYIEVSKDELEEIALESTRTIEIDEFVDRSDIDPRYLIRPYYIRPDGKVGHDAFAVIRETIREMDKVAIGRVVLTNREHIIALEPMDKGLVGTLLRYPYEVRSEEDYFDDIQEVKVTKDMLDLARHIVNQKAGRFEPEKFEDHYETALIELINEKRAGKVIQPKERPKGENVVDLMEALRRSVGKAAGKEAAPAKAGKPAKKPKKAAAGQKEMLMPIAGRKPAKEAAAKKPATGARRKSA